The following are encoded in a window of Urocitellus parryii isolate mUroPar1 chromosome 7, mUroPar1.hap1, whole genome shotgun sequence genomic DNA:
- the Krtap29-1 gene encoding keratin-associated protein 29-1, with protein sequence MTDGCSPGNSTAIPAVPTTVICPKNRSFGNAICLPSSCQSRTWQLVTCQENRQPFSSAPRSTEPVSCQSTCFPETSCVGFVCQPICSRIGCCESGTGQSACPVPSCQTSCLESTGCQIKCCDVSPCQQSSCHEPISTSGSCQVPCGQSVCCDTSSCQPSCSEVTPCPETPCPPVICESSSCQSPCYQGDSGQLIGGEVQPCKSTYYQPICYICKPCQSVPCLPVSYQPLTCVFSSCSPSCCVPSPCQPLHCHPAPSVSFICQPVAHCQFPCSIKNSCKPGSCGTMLSGQQTCSGSTSCKQSGCKSPSCQPPCCVTGLGKSSSDGSSCF encoded by the coding sequence ATGACAGACGGCTGTAGTCCTGGAAACAGCACAGCTATTCCAGCTGTGCCGACCACTGTCATATGCCCAAAGAATCGCAGCTTTGGAAATGCTATCTGTTTGCCCAGTTCCTGCCAGAGCAGAACATGGCAACTGGTTACGTGTCAAGAAAACCGTCAGCCATTCAGCAGTGCTCCAAGGAGCACAGAACCCGTTTCTTGTCAATCTACCTGCTTTCCGGAAACTTCTTGTGTGGGTTTTGTTTGCCAACCCATCTGCTCCCGCATAGGCTGCTGTGAATCTGGCACTGGTCAGTCTGCTTGTCCAGTCCCATCATGTCAGACATCCTGCTTGGAATCCACTGGTTGTCAGATAAAATGCTGTGATGTCAGCCCCTGTCAACAAAGCTCCTGCCACGAACCCATCAGCACCTCTGGATCATGCCAGGTACCTTGTGGCCAATCAGTCTGCTGTGATACAAGCTCCTGCCAGCCATCCTGCTCTGAAGTAACTCCCTGTCCTGAAACGCCTTGCCCACCAGTCATCTGTGAGTCTAGTTCATGCCAATCCCCTTGCTACCAAGGAGATTCAGGCCAACTCATTGGTGGTGAAGTCCAGCCCTGCAAATCTACTTATTACCAACCCATCTGCTACATTTGCAAGCCTTGCCAATCAGTTCCCTGCCTGCCTGTTTCCTACCAGCCATTGACTTGTGTGTTCAGTTCTTGCAGTCCTTCTTGCTGTGTGCCCTCCCCTTGTCAGCCACTTCACTGCCATCCAGCTCCTTCTGTATCTTTCATCTGCCAGCCAGTGGCTCACTGCCAATTCCCATGTTCTATAAAGAACTCTTGTAAACCAGGTTCCTGTGGCACCATGCTTTCTGGCCAACAGACTTGTAGTGGATCCACTTCCTGCAAACAAAGTGGCTGCAAATCCCCTTCCTGCCAACCACCTTGCTGTGTGACAGGTTTAGGGAAATCATCCAGTGATGGCTCCAGTTGCTTCTAG
- the Krtap16-1 gene encoding keratin-associated protein 16-1 — MSGSCCSRKCPSLPAMSLCSTEVSCGGPICLPSSCQSQTWQLVTCDDSCGSSSCSSQCCQPSCSGNNCCQPMCCEATICEPSCSVSSCVQPVCLEATICEPSCSVSSCVQPVCCEATVCEPSCSDNSCCQPVCCETAPCQAVLCVPASCQPILCSPTCCQPVICEPSCCSEVCTVPSSCQPVVCEPTCCQPVCPTPSCCPSVCSATSSCQPVCCDSSPCEPPCSEPQVCHPATCMALVCEPVCLQSVCCVPSPCEPPCVSSTCQESSCGVSSICQPVCSESSPCSPCVCVPRPCQPPCYMVKRCRSVCCEPVSCPPTSCQPLCCRPGSSASAIRQPVCPPRTFYIPSSCKQPCSASVSYRPICRSIYRPICSGPITLRQPYVTSISYRPSCYRPYYSILRRPTCYTSYSYRPVCSRQPCSDRDSCKPECKKSTSSQPDCDCADSTPCKPEVSEESPSQPSEAKPTSSPTREAAAPPPAAGKPADR; from the coding sequence ATGTCTGGCAGCTGCTGTTCTAGAAAATGTCCCTCCCTGCCAGCCATGTCTCTCTGCTCCACTGAGGTGAGCTGTGGAGGGCCCATCTGCTTGCCCAGTTCCTGCCAGAGCCAGACGTGGCAGCTGGTGACTTGTGACGATAGCTGTGGGTCATCTAGCTGCAGCTCACAATGCTGTCAGCCTTCTTGCTCCGGGAACAATTGCTGCCAACCAATGTGCTGCGAGGCCACCATTTGTGAGCCTTCCTGCTCTGTGAGCAGCTGCGTTCAACCCGTGTGCCTAGAGGCCACCATTTGTGAGCCTTCCTGCTCCGTGAGCAGCTGTGTCCAACCTGTGTGCTGCGAGGCCACTGTTTGTGAGCCTTCTTGCTCTGACAACAGCTGCTGCCAACCCGTGTGCTGTGAGACGGCTCCCTGTCAAGCAGTGCTCTGCGTGCCTGCTTCCTGCCAGCCCATCCTCTGCAGCCCCACCTGCTGCCAGCCAGTCATCTGTGAGCCCAGCTGCTGTTCAGAGGTATGCACCGTGCCTAGCTCCTGCCAACCTGTGGTCTGTGAGCCCACGTGCTGTCAGCCAGTGTGTCCCACGCCTAGCTGCTGTCCATCTGTCTGCTCTGCCACCAGTAGCTGCCAGCCTGTCTGCTGTGACTCCAGTCCCTGTGAGCCACCTTGCTCAGAGCCCCAAGTTTGCCATCCAGCCACCTGTATGGCTCTGGTCTGTGAGCCTGTCTGCCTCCAGTCTGTCTGCTGTGTTCCAAGTCCTTGTGAACCACCGTGTGTTTCCAGCACTTGCCAGGAGTCCTCATGCGGTGTCTCCAGTATCTGCCAACCTGTGTGCTCTGAGTCCAGCCCCTGCTCGCCATGTGTCTGTGTGCCCCGCCCATGCCAACCTCCTTGCTACATGGTCAAGCGCTGTCGTTCTGTCTGCTGTGAGCCTGTGTCCTGCCCACCCACCTCCTGCCAACCTCTCTGTTGCCGACCGGGGTCTTCGGCATCTGCCATCCGCCAGCCAGTGTGTCCTCCTAGAACCTTCTACATACCCAGTTCCTGCAAACAGCCTTGCAGTGCTTCGGTATCCTACCGTCCGATTTGCCGCTCAATCTACCGTCCCATCTGCTCGGGACCCATCACCTTGAGGCAACCGTATGTGACATCCATCTCCTACCGTCCTTCATGCTATCGCCCGTATTACTCCATCCTGCGCCGCCCCACCTGCTACACGTCCTACTCCTACCGCCCTGTCTGCTCCCGCCAGCCTTGCTCTGACCGTGATTCCTGTAAACCCGAGTGCAAAAAGTCCACGTCCAGCCAACCCGATTGCGATTGCGCTGACTCAACCCCCTGCAAGCCGGAAGTCTCTGAGGAGAGCCCCAGCCAACCCTCTGAGGCCAAACCCACCAGCTCACCCACTCGTGAGGCTGCAGCCCCTCCGCCTGCTGCTGGCAAGCCTGCTGACCGCTAG
- the Krtap17-1 gene encoding keratin-associated protein 17-1, whose product MGCCPGDCFNCCTQEQECCEECCCQPSCCGCCGSCCGCGGSGCGGGCGGCGCGSSCCGSSCGGCGGCGGCGGCGSSCCGSSCCGSGCCGSGCSSGPVCCQPTPVCDTK is encoded by the coding sequence ATGGGGTGCTGCCCAGGGGACTGCTTCAACTGCTGCACCCAAGAACAAGAATGCTGTGAGGAGTGCTGCTGCCAGCCCTCCTGCTGCGGCTGCTGCGGCTCCTGCTGTGGCTGCGGAGGCTCAGGCTGCGGAGGAGGCTGTGGAGGCTGTGGCTGTGGGAGTAGCTGCTGTGGATCTAGCTGCGGAGGCTGCGGGGGTTGTGGAGGCTGCGGGGGCTGCGGCTCCAGCTGCTGCGGCTCCAGCTGTTGCGGCTCCGGCTGCTGCGGCTCCGGCTGCTCCTCCGGCCCTGTCTGCTGCCAGCCCACACCTGTATGCGACACGAAGTGA